CATCGAGGACGAAGGTCGGCACGACCAGATGCTCCATCAGCCTGACGGAGAAATCCAGCGAGCCAACTCTTTGATTTTCATTGAAGACGGCTTGCGCCATGATCGCCATCCGTTCCCTGTTTTCTCATCCCTATCAGTGCTCTACGGCACTGCAGGAGATAACTTAAGTGATAGGACGGCTAGAACGGCATGCGCCGCTTGGGTGCTTTGGCAGGCGTGGCGGGCGGGGCGGCCTTGACCGGCTTGCGCGGCTGGTTCTTGGCTTCGCTGGCGAAACGCACTTTGCCGTGCAGTACGCAGCCGCGCATGCCGGGATCGCAGGCGGCGCCCTGCACCAGTTGGCAAATGCCGTTCAGATCGTGGGGACAGGACCAGGCGCTCATGGCGACATTCTAGGCCGCCATGAGCATGCCGGAGATGATCTGGATCAGGCGGCGGCGGATTCGAACAGCCGCTTGACCAGACGCCGCGCCAGGCCGGCGGCGACGCGCCTGCGGTAGCCGGCGGCCACCAGGGTCGAGGCCATCGGCTGGATTTCCTTGCGCACCGCCTTGTCGAGCGCGGTGTAGAAGGCGTCGTCCGGTTTCTGGCCGGCGAGGGCGTCGAGGCCCGGCACCAGGCCGGGGTAGGAATTCACCCCGGTGCAGGCGACGCGCAGCGCGGCGACGCGGTCGCCGTCGCGCTTGAGCGCCACGGCGATGCCGGCGAGCGGGAAGTCGACGGCGCCGCGGATGCGCACCTTCTCGTAGCCGGCCGTCCAGCCGGCCTGGGCCGGCACGTCGACCGAGACGAGCAGGTCGCCGGGGGCGAGCTTGAGGTGGCGCATGCCGTCGTCGGCGAAAAGGGCGGCGACCGGTTCGCGGCGGTTGCCCGTCGGGCCGGCGATGTCGACCTCGGCGCCGAGCGCCAGCAGGGCCGGCGCGACGTCGCCGCTGTAGCAGGCGTAGCAGCGGTCCGACTTGGGCGCGACGCGGCAGGTGTCACCCTCGCACTTCATGCAGAACTCGTTGGCGGTGCGCCACCAGTCGCCCTGGTTGTAGAAATAGCAGCGCGTGTCCTGCATCAGGTTGCCGCCGAGCGTGGCCGCGACGCGGTGCGTCGGTCCGGCCACCTGCGCGGCGGCCTCGGCCAGCAGCGGCGCGTGGGCGCGCACGGCGTCCGAGGCGCACAGCGCTTCCAGCGTGACGCCGGCGCCGATGCGCAGCGACTGACTTTCGGCGCGGATCTCGCGCAGTTCGGCCAGTCCCGAAAGATCGATGAGCGTCTGCGCCTTCTGGATGTTGCGGCGCAGGTTGGGCACGAGGTCGGTGCCGCCGGCGAGGTAGCGGGATTCGCCGGGGCGGTGCAAGGCGATGGCCTGGGCGACCGATTCGGGCTTGAGGATGGCGAGGGCTTGCATCAGGCGGCTCCTTCGGTGGCGGGTTGCTTCGCGGCCTTGCGGGCGGCGGCGCGTTCCTCCCGCTCGCGTGTTTCCATGGCGTCGACGATGCGTTCCGGCGTCAGCGGCAGCTCGCGGAAGGCGAGCCCGGTGGCGTTGCGCACCGCCTCGGCCATCGCCGCCGGCAGGCTGGAGAGCGGTCCCTCGCTGGCCTCCTTGGCGCCGAACGGCCCGTTCGGGTCGAGGCTCTCGATGATGCCGACCTCGATCGGCGGCGACTCGGCGATGGTCGGCACGCGGTAGTCGAGGAAGTTGGCGGCCGTGTGCAGCCCGTTCTCGTAGCGCGTCTCCTCGCAGATCGCCTGGCCGAGGCCCATCCACACCGCGCCCTGGATCTGGCCCTCGACGGAGAGGGGGTTGATGGCGTAGCCGCAATCGAGGGCGCACCAGGCGCGCTCAACCTTGACCAGGCCGGTGACCTCGTCGACGCTGACCTCCACCACCGTGGCGGCATACGAGAAGCCCATGGTCGAGCCGACGGCGCCGCCGCGGTGCTTGCCGCCCTGGAAGTCCTCGGGGCAGGTGAAGGTGCCCTTGACGGTGAGCGTGCCGGTGCCGACCAGCGCCTCGACGGTGGTCTCGTTGAAGCTGAGCGTCTTGTCGCTGCCGATGGCGCGATAGGCCTCGCCGAGGCACTCGATGTCGTCCGGCGTGGTGCCGAGCTTGCGCGCGGCCGCCTCGACCAGCAGCTTCTTCAGGTTCTCCGCCGCGTCGATGGTGGCGTTGCCGACCATGTAGGTGACGCGCGAGGAGTAGGAGCCGTTATCCTTCGGCGTCACCAGGCTGTCGGAGGCGACGACGCGGATGCGCTCCCAGTCGACGCCGAGCACTTCGGCGACGCATTGTGCCATGACGGTGGACGAGCCCTGGCCGATTTCCGAGGCGCCGGTGAGGATGACGATGCCGCCGTCCCAGTCGAGCTTGAGGATCACCGTGGCGTGCGGCTCGCCGCTCCAGTGCACCGGCTTGGCCGAGCCGGAGACGAAGTGCGAGCAGGCCATACCGAGGCCGCGTCCCTTGGGCAGCTTGCCGTAGCGTTCGCGCCAGCCGGAGGCGCGCTCGACCCAGTCGAGCGCCTCGGGCAGGCCGTAGGAGGTGACGCGCAGGCCGTTGATGGTCTCGGTCGGCGCCTTGAGCAGGTTGCGGCGGCGCACCTCGATCGGGTCGAGGCCGAGTTCCGTCGCCATCTCGCCCATCAGGGCGTCGAAGGCGTAGCGGGCGTTGACCGTGCCGTGGCCGCGCATGGCGCCGCAGGGCGGCGTGTTGGTGTAGACGCGGTAGCCGTCGTACTTCACCGCCGGCAGGTCGTAGAGGCCGTTGAGCAGGGCCCCGGCGTAGAGGATGGTGACGATGCCGTAGCCGCCGTAGGCGCCGCCGCGCATCACCATCTCCATCTCGCAGGCGGTGAGGCGGCCTTCGCGCGTCATGCCGATCCGGATGCGGATGTCGCTCTCCGGCCGGCCGCGGTGGGTGAGGAAGGTCTCCTCGCGCGTCAGGTCGAGGCGCACCGTGCCGCGCGCGGCACGGGCGAGCATCCCGCAGATGATCTCGAAGTTGAGCGTCTCGGTGCGCGCGCCGAAGCCGCCGCCGATGAAGGGCTTGACGACGCGGATGCGCGACGGGTCCATGTCGAGGCAGCGCGCCAGCGAGAGGTGCACGTAGTAGGGCACCTGGGTGACCGAGTGCAGCGTCAGGTGGCCGCGCTCCGGCTCGTAGCTGGCGAGCGCCGCGTGCGGCTCCATGTGGGCATGGGTCACCTCGGCGCAATGGAAGGTCTGTTCGCGCACCAGGTCGGCGCGGGCGAAGCCCGCGGCGACGTCGCCGAACTCGTTGTGCACCTCGCGCTCGAGGTTGCCGCGCTTGTTGTCGTGCAGCAGCACGGCGTCTTCCCTGCGCGCGTCGGCGGCGGCGAAGTAGGCCGGCCGCTCGGCCACCTTGAGGCGGATCAGCTTGAGGGCGCGCTCGGCGGTCTCGGCGTCGACGGCGGCCACCGCCGCCACCGGCTCGCCGCGGTAGCGGATGCGCTCGCGCGCCAGCGGGAACTCGTTCTGCGAGATCGGCAGGATGCCGTAGGGCTTGTCGCAGTCCTGGCCGGTGACGATGGCGACGACGCCGGGCAGGGCGGCCGCCTCGGCGGTGTCGACGGCGAGGATGTCGGCGTGGGCGTAGGGGCTGCGGAAGATGCGCCCGACGAGGGCATTCGGCGCCGGCAGGTCGGCGGTGTACTGCGCCATGCCGGTGACCTTGTCGACGCCGTCGATGAGCGGGCGCCGCGCGCCCGCGCCGCTGCGGTTCGCTTTCATGCCGCTTCCTCCGCGCCGCAGGCCGCCTGGACGGACTCGACGATCTTGACGTAGCCGGTGCAGCGGCACAGGTTGCCGCCGAGCGCCTCGCGGATCGCCGCCTCGTCAGGCTGCGGGTTGCGCCGCAGCAGGCCCTCGGCTGCCATGATCATGCCCGGCGTGCAGAAGCCGCACTGGGCGCCAAGCCTCTCATGGAAGGCCTGCTGCAGGGGCGACAGGCGGCCGTTCTGCGACTGCGACTCGATGGTCTCGACGTGGCAGCCCTCGACCGAGGCGGCAAAGGTGCAGCAGGCCAGGCGCGGCTTGCCGTCGACCAGCACCGTGCAGGCGCCGCACTCGCCGCCGTCGCAGCCCTGCTTGGTGCCGGTCAGCTGCAGCGGGCCGCGCAGGTAGTCGATCAGCAGGGTGTTGTCCGCCACGGCGTCTTCGCGCCAGCGGCCGTTTACCTGGATGCGCCGGATGCGTTTCATGGTCCCGTCCTTCCATCATTGCCAAGATTGATCCCGGCCGAGATGATAGATTGGAACACAACAATTTGCAATCAAGCAATATGCAAGGGTTTGCACAGCTGGCCGCAGCCCGCCGCATCCTCCGCGGCCTGGATGCGGTGGCCATGGGTGAAGGCGGTGGCGCGTCCGTTGCGGACGAAGCCGCACAGCGTGATGCCGAAACGCCCGGTCACCTCGATCGCCAGGGACGAGGCGGCGGAGACGGCGGCGACGAGTTCCAGCCCGGCGCGGGCGGCCTTGCTGGCCATTTCCAGGGTGACGCGGCTGGTGAGCGCCGTGCCGCAGCCGGCCAGCGGCCGGCCGGCGAGCAGGCACTGGCCGATGGCCTTGTCCAGGGCGTTGTGACGGCCGAGATCCTCGGCCAGGACCAGCAGGCGGCCATCGGCGTCGAAGATCGCCGCGGCGTGGGTGCCGCCGGTGGCGAGCCAGACGGCCTGGCGCTGTCGCATGGCGGACATGATAGCGTCGAGGCGGCCGGGATCCAGCCGCAGGCTATCGCCGACTGGCGGGATGCCGCGCACGACGTCCTCCACCCGCTCGCGGCCGCCGCAGATGCCGCAGGAGGAGCCGACCACCACGTTGCGGCGGCGCACCTGTGCCTGCTGCGGGTCGGCCAGGGCCAGCCGCACCACGCCGGGATTGTCCGGGCAGACGGCCAGCGAGCGAATGTCGGCGATCCGGTCGAAGAGTCCTTCGGTGAAGGCGAAGCCGGCAGCCAAGGCGAGGATTTCCGGCACGCCACCCTCGGACAGCACGCCGTCTTCGGGCGTGAAGCCACACGGCGCGGCGACCGGCTCGGTCGGCGTCCACATCAAAGTGTAGGCGCCGATGTCCTCGACGTCGACGGTCAGGGTTTCCTCCTCGACCACCCAGCAGGCGTCGTCGCTGCGGGAGGCCTCGTCGAAGCGCTGGGCGCTGACGGCGCGGATGCCGTGCTGATGGATGTAAGACATGGCCGGCTCCTTTCAGGCGACCTTGCGCAGGGCGACGCGCACCACGTCCGAACCGGAGCCGGTGGCGTCGGTGAGTTCCAGCGACATCGGCGCGACGGTGTTCAGGCTCGGTGCCTTGATGTCCTTGGCGTAGGGCGTCGCCCAGTGGTCGAACTGGCCGACGATGAGCAGGGTGTCGGGGCGGATGCCCTGGTTGAGGATGGCCGGCCCGCGCGTGGTGCGCACGGTCGACACGATGTCCACCAGGTCGCCTTCCTCGATGCCGAGCTGCTCCGCCGTGCGCGTGTTCATCACCACGCCGCGGTGGCCGCGCACGTTCTGCGACAGCTCGTCCATGAGCTGGATGGAGGCGTTGCCGCTGGCGTGGAACTGCATGCTCTTGGTGGTGAGCAGCCAGAAGGGAAAATCTTCGGGCCGTGCGCCCTGGTTCACCAGCGCCTTCTCCCACAGGCCGGGCATGTCGTGCCAGGCCGGCAGGAACTGGTACTCGGTGAGCTGGTTGTCCCACCAGTGGATGCCCTGCTCATGCAGGCGGCGTTCCAGCTCGCGGCCCGAACGGGTCAGCCGCTCCTGG
The window above is part of the Denitratisoma sp. genome. Proteins encoded here:
- the hcrB gene encoding 4-hydroxybenzoyl-CoA reductase subunit beta; translated protein: MQALAILKPESVAQAIALHRPGESRYLAGGTDLVPNLRRNIQKAQTLIDLSGLAELREIRAESQSLRIGAGVTLEALCASDAVRAHAPLLAEAAAQVAGPTHRVAATLGGNLMQDTRCYFYNQGDWWRTANEFCMKCEGDTCRVAPKSDRCYACYSGDVAPALLALGAEVDIAGPTGNRREPVAALFADDGMRHLKLAPGDLLVSVDVPAQAGWTAGYEKVRIRGAVDFPLAGIAVALKRDGDRVAALRVACTGVNSYPGLVPGLDALAGQKPDDAFYTALDKAVRKEIQPMASTLVAAGYRRRVAAGLARRLVKRLFESAAA
- the hcrA gene encoding 4-hydroxybenzoyl-CoA reductase subunit alpha, which codes for MKANRSGAGARRPLIDGVDKVTGMAQYTADLPAPNALVGRIFRSPYAHADILAVDTAEAAALPGVVAIVTGQDCDKPYGILPISQNEFPLARERIRYRGEPVAAVAAVDAETAERALKLIRLKVAERPAYFAAADARREDAVLLHDNKRGNLEREVHNEFGDVAAGFARADLVREQTFHCAEVTHAHMEPHAALASYEPERGHLTLHSVTQVPYYVHLSLARCLDMDPSRIRVVKPFIGGGFGARTETLNFEIICGMLARAARGTVRLDLTREETFLTHRGRPESDIRIRIGMTREGRLTACEMEMVMRGGAYGGYGIVTILYAGALLNGLYDLPAVKYDGYRVYTNTPPCGAMRGHGTVNARYAFDALMGEMATELGLDPIEVRRRNLLKAPTETINGLRVTSYGLPEALDWVERASGWRERYGKLPKGRGLGMACSHFVSGSAKPVHWSGEPHATVILKLDWDGGIVILTGASEIGQGSSTVMAQCVAEVLGVDWERIRVVASDSLVTPKDNGSYSSRVTYMVGNATIDAAENLKKLLVEAAARKLGTTPDDIECLGEAYRAIGSDKTLSFNETTVEALVGTGTLTVKGTFTCPEDFQGGKHRGGAVGSTMGFSYAATVVEVSVDEVTGLVKVERAWCALDCGYAINPLSVEGQIQGAVWMGLGQAICEETRYENGLHTAANFLDYRVPTIAESPPIEVGIIESLDPNGPFGAKEASEGPLSSLPAAMAEAVRNATGLAFRELPLTPERIVDAMETREREERAAARKAAKQPATEGAA
- the hcrC gene encoding 4-hydroxybenzoyl-CoA reductase subunit gamma, which translates into the protein MKRIRRIQVNGRWREDAVADNTLLIDYLRGPLQLTGTKQGCDGGECGACTVLVDGKPRLACCTFAASVEGCHVETIESQSQNGRLSPLQQAFHERLGAQCGFCTPGMIMAAEGLLRRNPQPDEAAIREALGGNLCRCTGYVKIVESVQAACGAEEAA
- the fdhD gene encoding formate dehydrogenase accessory sulfurtransferase FdhD translates to MSYIHQHGIRAVSAQRFDEASRSDDACWVVEEETLTVDVEDIGAYTLMWTPTEPVAAPCGFTPEDGVLSEGGVPEILALAAGFAFTEGLFDRIADIRSLAVCPDNPGVVRLALADPQQAQVRRRNVVVGSSCGICGGRERVEDVVRGIPPVGDSLRLDPGRLDAIMSAMRQRQAVWLATGGTHAAAIFDADGRLLVLAEDLGRHNALDKAIGQCLLAGRPLAGCGTALTSRVTLEMASKAARAGLELVAAVSAASSLAIEVTGRFGITLCGFVRNGRATAFTHGHRIQAAEDAAGCGQLCKPLHIA